A region of Pseudomonas cavernicola DNA encodes the following proteins:
- a CDS encoding DUF4124 domain-containing protein, producing MRFLLLCLLLIGPPVAAEVYTYIDSEGNRVFTDRPKPGNAKRIELAPSNGMSASNIPSPPALVQAAPVATPPTYQLLRILIPEPDATVRDGASGNLIVTATSEPNLLAGHNYRLLLDGQVMGGPSRSPVFPLSNLTRGTHQLAVEILDGNGRTLERTPNQPVHVLRISLDQKRMAKPCKKKDYGVRPECPLKDKPPEKKDVPYVPFI from the coding sequence ATGCGATTTCTCCTGCTTTGCCTCCTGCTGATCGGCCCTCCGGTTGCCGCCGAGGTCTACACCTATATCGACAGCGAGGGTAATCGTGTCTTCACCGACCGCCCAAAACCAGGCAATGCCAAGCGCATCGAGCTGGCCCCGTCCAATGGCATGTCAGCCAGCAATATCCCATCGCCCCCCGCGCTGGTGCAGGCCGCGCCAGTTGCCACACCACCGACCTATCAGCTCCTGCGCATCCTGATACCCGAGCCAGATGCGACGGTCCGCGACGGTGCCTCCGGCAACCTGATCGTCACCGCCACCAGTGAGCCCAACCTGTTGGCCGGGCATAACTACCGCCTGCTGCTCGACGGCCAGGTGATGGGCGGCCCCAGCCGCAGCCCAGTCTTCCCGTTGAGCAATCTGACGCGCGGCACCCATCAATTGGCCGTGGAAATCCTCGATGGCAACGGCCGCACCCTGGAGCGCACGCCGAACCAGCCGGTGCATGTCCTGCGTATTTCCCTGGATCAAAAACGCATGGCCAAACCGTGCAAGAAAAAAGATTACGGCGTGCGACCCGAATGTCCGCTGAAAGATAAGCCGCCAGAGAAGAAGGACGTCCCTTACGTCCCCTTCATCTAA
- a CDS encoding tRNA (cytidine(34)-2'-O)-methyltransferase, whose product MFHVILFQPEIPPNTGNIIRLCANSGCSLHLIEPLGFELDDKRLRRAGLDYHEYASLSRHADLASCLASLGQPRLFAFTTKASRPYHEARFQHGDALLFGPESRGLPAEVLENLPPEQRLRLPMRPGCRSLNLSNTVAVAVYEGWRQLDFSLD is encoded by the coding sequence ATGTTTCACGTGATCCTCTTTCAACCGGAAATCCCACCGAATACCGGCAACATTATCAGGCTGTGCGCCAACAGCGGCTGCAGCCTGCATCTGATCGAACCGCTCGGCTTCGAGTTGGACGACAAGCGCCTGCGCCGCGCCGGGCTGGACTATCACGAGTACGCCAGCCTGAGCCGCCACGCCGACCTGGCCAGTTGCCTGGCGAGCCTCGGCCAACCGCGGCTGTTTGCCTTTACCACCAAGGCCTCGCGGCCCTATCACGAAGCCCGCTTTCAGCACGGTGACGCCCTGTTGTTTGGCCCGGAAAGCCGCGGACTGCCGGCCGAGGTGCTGGAAAATTTGCCGCCTGAACAGCGCCTACGCCTGCCAATGCGCCCCGGCTGTCGCAGCCTGAACCTCTCCAACACCGTCGCGGTAGCCGTCTATGAAGGCTGGCGCCAGCTCGACTTCAGCCTCGACTGA
- the secB gene encoding protein-export chaperone SecB: MTEQVTNGAAQDDQNPQFSLQRIYVRDLSFEAPKSPEIFRQEWNPSVALDLNTRQKSLEGDFHEVVLTLSVTVKTGEETAFIAEVQQAGIFLIKGLDAASMSHTLGAFCPNILFPYARETLDSLVVRGSFPALMLAPVNFDALYAQELSRMQAAGEAPVAAQH; this comes from the coding sequence ATGACTGAACAAGTGACCAACGGCGCTGCACAAGACGACCAGAACCCGCAGTTTTCCCTGCAGCGCATCTATGTGCGCGACCTCTCCTTTGAAGCGCCGAAGAGCCCGGAAATCTTCCGTCAGGAGTGGAATCCGAGTGTGGCTCTGGACCTGAATACCCGGCAGAAGTCTCTGGAAGGCGACTTTCACGAAGTGGTGCTGACTCTCTCCGTGACGGTTAAAACCGGCGAAGAGACCGCCTTCATTGCCGAAGTGCAGCAGGCCGGGATCTTCCTGATCAAGGGGCTGGACGCCGCCTCGATGAGCCACACTCTCGGTGCGTTCTGCCCGAACATTCTGTTCCCGTACGCCCGCGAGACCCTCGACAGCTTGGTCGTGCGCGGTTCGTTCCCGGCGCTGATGCTGGCACCGGTGAACTTCGACGCGCTCTACGCTCAGGAACTGAGCCGTATGCAAGCGGCTGGCGAAGCCCCCGTTGCGGCTCAGCACTAA
- the glnL gene encoding nitrogen regulation protein NR(II) encodes MTINDALHRLLLDNLTTATLLLNAELRLEYMNPAAEMLLAVSGQRSHGQFISELFTESPEALASLRQAVEQAHPFNKREAVLTALTGQTLTVDYAVTPILNRGETLLLLEVHPRDRLLRITKEEAQLSKQETTKLLVRGLAHEIKNPLGGIRGAAQLLARELPEESLKDYTNVIIEEADRLRNLVDRMLGSNKLPSLALTNVHEVLERVGSLVEAESQGSITLVRDYDPSIPDVLIDREQMIQAVLNIVRNAMQAIGTQNELRLGRITLRTRTLRQFTIGHTRHRLVTKVEIIDNGPGIPAELQETIFYPMVSGRPDGTGLGLAITQNIISQHQGLIECESHPGHTVFSIFLPLEQGVTSP; translated from the coding sequence ATGACCATCAACGACGCCCTGCACCGACTGCTGCTGGATAACCTGACCACCGCGACCCTGCTGCTCAACGCCGAACTGCGCCTTGAGTACATGAATCCGGCGGCCGAGATGCTGCTGGCCGTCAGTGGCCAACGCAGCCATGGCCAGTTCATCAGCGAGCTGTTCACCGAGTCGCCGGAAGCCCTGGCCTCGTTGCGCCAGGCGGTGGAACAGGCGCACCCGTTCAACAAGCGCGAAGCCGTGCTGACGGCGCTGACCGGGCAAACCTTGACCGTCGACTATGCGGTGACTCCGATTCTCAATCGCGGCGAAACCCTGTTGCTACTGGAAGTCCATCCGCGTGACCGACTGCTGCGGATCACCAAGGAAGAGGCGCAGCTGTCCAAGCAGGAAACCACCAAGCTGCTGGTGCGCGGCCTGGCCCATGAGATCAAGAATCCGCTCGGCGGCATCCGCGGCGCCGCCCAACTGCTGGCCCGCGAGCTGCCGGAAGAAAGCCTCAAGGACTACACTAACGTCATCATCGAAGAAGCCGACCGCCTGCGGAACCTCGTGGACCGCATGCTCGGCTCGAACAAGTTGCCGTCTCTGGCGCTGACCAACGTGCACGAGGTGCTGGAACGCGTCGGCAGCCTGGTCGAAGCGGAAAGCCAGGGCAGTATCACGTTGGTGCGCGATTACGATCCGAGCATCCCGGACGTGCTGATCGACCGCGAACAGATGATCCAGGCGGTGCTGAATATCGTGCGCAACGCGATGCAGGCCATCGGCACGCAGAACGAGTTGCGCCTGGGCCGCATCACCCTGCGCACCCGCACCCTGCGCCAATTCACCATCGGCCACACCCGCCATCGCCTGGTGACCAAGGTGGAGATCATCGACAACGGCCCCGGCATCCCGGCGGAGCTACAGGAAACCATCTTCTACCCCATGGTCAGCGGTCGCCCGGACGGTACGGGGCTAGGCCTGGCCATCACCCAGAACATCATTAGTCAGCACCAGGGGCTGATCGAGTGCGAGAGCCATCCCGGCCACACCGTGTTCTCGATCTTCCTGCCGTTGGAACAAGGAGTTACTTCGCCATGA
- a CDS encoding murein hydrolase activator EnvC family protein: protein MLRTLLAVFLACLLSPVMADQRTETQKQLDAAQQDIGELKKLLKQLEQDKSGVQKQLRGTETEMGQLEKQVKALQEELNKSEAEIQRLDTEKKKLEGARLEQQRLIGIQARAAYQSGRQEYLKLLLNQQNPEKFARTLTYYDYVSQARLEQLNTFNETLRQLANIERESAAQQAQLAEQKSALDGRREQLAQARKERQLALAKLNQESNARGQKLKAREQEQADLGRVLKTIEETLARQAREAKAAAEARQRALAEQQLAEKQSRPTANKSVSGPLVSSAGATYGGPFAKSRGKLPWPVDGRLVARYGTARGGDARTTWDGVLIGASAGSQVRAVHGGRVVFADWLRGAGLLVILDHGNGYLSLYGHNQSLLKDAGDIVKAGEPIATVGTSGGQDTPALYFAIRQQGRPSDPAQWCRAQG from the coding sequence ATGCTCCGCACTTTGCTTGCCGTCTTCCTTGCTTGCCTGCTCAGCCCGGTAATGGCCGATCAACGCACCGAAACCCAGAAGCAGCTAGATGCTGCGCAGCAGGATATTGGCGAGCTGAAAAAGCTGCTTAAACAGCTGGAACAGGATAAATCCGGCGTGCAGAAACAACTGCGCGGCACGGAAACCGAAATGGGCCAGCTGGAAAAGCAGGTCAAGGCCCTGCAGGAAGAGCTAAATAAAAGTGAAGCCGAGATTCAGCGGCTGGATACCGAGAAAAAAAAACTCGAAGGCGCACGCCTTGAGCAGCAGCGCCTGATCGGCATTCAAGCACGTGCAGCCTACCAAAGCGGCCGCCAGGAATATCTCAAACTGTTGCTGAACCAACAAAACCCGGAAAAATTCGCCCGCACCCTGACCTATTACGATTACGTCAGCCAGGCGCGCCTGGAACAGCTCAACACCTTCAACGAAACCCTCCGTCAACTGGCCAATATCGAGCGTGAAAGCGCCGCCCAACAAGCCCAGCTGGCCGAGCAGAAAAGCGCGCTGGATGGCCGCCGCGAGCAACTGGCGCAAGCCCGCAAGGAGCGACAGCTAGCGCTGGCCAAGCTGAACCAGGAGTCCAACGCGCGCGGCCAAAAGCTTAAAGCCCGCGAGCAGGAGCAAGCCGACCTCGGGCGCGTGCTAAAAACCATCGAAGAGACCCTCGCCCGTCAGGCCCGCGAAGCCAAAGCCGCCGCAGAGGCGCGCCAACGAGCGCTGGCGGAACAGCAGCTGGCGGAAAAACAGTCACGCCCGACCGCCAACAAATCCGTTAGCGGCCCGTTGGTTTCCAGCGCCGGCGCCACCTACGGCGGCCCTTTCGCCAAGAGCCGCGGCAAATTGCCCTGGCCGGTTGATGGTCGCTTGGTCGCCCGTTACGGAACCGCTCGCGGCGGCGACGCTCGTACAACTTGGGATGGCGTGCTGATTGGCGCCTCTGCCGGCAGTCAAGTGCGGGCCGTACACGGTGGCCGCGTAGTGTTTGCCGACTGGTTGCGTGGCGCCGGGCTTCTGGTCATTCTCGACCATGGCAACGGTTATCTGAGCCTCTATGGCCACAACCAAAGTTTATTGAAAGACGCCGGCGACATTGTCAAAGCTGGCGAGCCGATCGCGACCGTCGGCACTAGCGGCGGCCAAGATACGCCGGCGCTGTATTTTGCGATTCGTCAGCAGGGCCGCCCTAGCGACCCGGCACAATGGTGTCGCGCACAAGGATAA
- a CDS encoding substrate-binding periplasmic protein: MYKRLLLALTGTLLVLAGSARADVDENYSVVLLTENFPPYNMAVNGKNFAQEDNIDGIAVDIVQEMFKRAGIKYSLTLRFPWDRIYKLALEKPGYGVFVTARLPEREQAFKWVGPIGPDDWIMLAKPDSKIALSSLEGAKKYRVGAYKGDAIAEYLAQQKLEPLTALRDQENAKKLESGQIDLWATGDPAGRYLAKQEGVDGLKTVLRFNKAELYLALNKEVPDEVVQKLQGALDKMRSEGFVDEILNSYL; this comes from the coding sequence ATGTATAAACGCCTGTTGCTTGCGCTGACTGGCACCTTATTGGTGCTTGCCGGCAGCGCCCGTGCCGACGTGGACGAGAACTACAGTGTTGTCCTGCTGACCGAGAACTTCCCGCCGTACAACATGGCGGTCAATGGCAAGAACTTCGCCCAGGAAGACAATATCGACGGTATTGCCGTGGATATCGTGCAGGAGATGTTCAAGCGTGCCGGGATCAAATACAGCCTGACGCTGCGCTTCCCATGGGATCGGATCTACAAACTGGCGCTGGAAAAGCCGGGCTATGGAGTGTTCGTCACCGCCCGTCTACCTGAGCGTGAGCAAGCATTCAAATGGGTCGGCCCGATCGGCCCGGACGACTGGATCATGCTGGCCAAGCCTGACAGCAAGATCGCCTTGAGTAGCCTGGAAGGCGCGAAGAAGTACAGGGTCGGTGCCTACAAGGGTGACGCGATTGCCGAATACCTGGCACAGCAAAAGCTCGAGCCACTGACCGCGCTGCGCGATCAGGAAAACGCCAAGAAGCTGGAAAGCGGGCAGATCGACCTGTGGGCTACCGGCGATCCGGCTGGGCGTTATCTGGCCAAGCAGGAAGGGGTTGATGGGCTGAAGACCGTGCTGCGCTTCAATAAGGCCGAGCTGTATCTGGCACTGAACAAAGAAGTCCCGGATGAAGTGGTACAGAAGCTGCAAGGTGCGCTGGACAAGATGCGCAGCGAAGGCTTCGTAGACGAGATCCTCAACAGTTATCTGTAA
- a CDS encoding substrate-binding periplasmic protein, with amino-acid sequence MLKPFKRTLLLGLILAAAAATARAELPADYKVVLLTENFPPFNMAVDDKNFARDDGIDGISADIVREMFKRAGIDYTLSLRFPWDRLYRLTLDKPNYGLFSTTYTAERKPLFKWVGPLAKTGWVLLAAPGNTLKVPSLKEAGQYTIGAYKNDAVSQHLESQGMKPVNALRDQENVKKLTSGKIDLWATTDPVGRYLAKQEGVSGLTTVLRFNDAELYLALNKDTPDEVVQRLQKALDELRAEGFIEDITGNYL; translated from the coding sequence ATGCTGAAACCATTCAAACGTACTCTGTTGCTGGGCTTGATCCTGGCAGCGGCAGCGGCAACGGCTCGAGCCGAGTTGCCGGCCGACTACAAGGTCGTGTTGCTGACCGAGAACTTTCCGCCATTCAACATGGCTGTGGATGACAAGAACTTCGCCCGCGACGATGGCATCGATGGCATCAGTGCCGATATCGTGCGCGAAATGTTCAAACGGGCGGGCATCGACTACACCCTGAGCCTGCGTTTTCCCTGGGACCGCCTCTACCGCCTGACCCTGGACAAGCCCAACTACGGCCTGTTCTCCACCACCTATACGGCTGAGCGCAAACCCCTGTTCAAGTGGGTCGGGCCGCTGGCCAAGACCGGCTGGGTGCTGCTGGCCGCTCCCGGCAATACGCTTAAGGTGCCGAGCCTGAAAGAAGCCGGGCAATACACCATCGGTGCCTACAAGAACGATGCGGTCAGTCAGCACCTGGAAAGCCAGGGCATGAAGCCGGTCAACGCCCTGCGCGATCAGGAAAACGTGAAGAAGCTGACCAGTGGCAAGATCGACCTGTGGGCCACCACCGATCCGGTGGGCCGCTACCTGGCCAAGCAAGAAGGCGTCAGCGGCCTGACCACGGTGCTGCGCTTCAACGATGCCGAGTTGTACCTGGCGTTGAACAAGGACACTCCGGACGAAGTGGTGCAGCGCCTGCAGAAGGCCCTGGACGAGTTGCGTGCCGAGGGCTTTATCGAAGACATCACCGGCAACTATCTGTAA
- the ntrC gene encoding nitrogen regulation protein NR(I), with protein MSRSETVWIVDDDRSIRWVLEKALQQEGMTTTSFDSADGVLGRLSRQQPDVVISDIRMPGSSGLELLAKIREQHPRLPVIIMTAHSDLESAVASYQGGAFEYLPKPFDVDEAVSLVKRAFQHAQEQQGLEVPVVQARTPEIIGEAPAMQEVFRAIGRLSHSNITVLINGESGTGKELVAHALHRHSPRATSPFIALNMAAIPKDLMESELFGHEKGAFTGAANQRRGRFEQADGGTLFLDEIGDMPADTQTRLLRVLADGEFYRVGGHTPVKVDVRIIAATHQNLENLVQAGKFREDLFHRLNVIRIHIPRMSDRREDIPTLARHFLSRAAKELAVEPKLLKSETEDYLKNLPWPGNVRQLENTCRWITVMASGREVHIDDLPPELLTQPQDSAPATNWEQALRQWADQALARGQSSLLDSAVPTFERIMIETALKHTAGRRRDAAVLLGWGRNTLTRKIKELGMKVAGDDEEGDDA; from the coding sequence ATGAGCCGCAGTGAAACCGTCTGGATTGTCGACGACGACCGCTCCATCCGCTGGGTCCTGGAAAAAGCCCTGCAACAGGAAGGCATGACCACCACCAGCTTCGACAGCGCCGACGGCGTACTCGGCCGCCTGAGCCGCCAGCAACCGGATGTGGTCATCTCGGACATCCGCATGCCCGGCTCCAGCGGCCTCGAACTGCTGGCCAAGATTCGCGAGCAGCACCCGCGCCTGCCGGTGATCATCATGACCGCCCATTCCGACCTGGAAAGCGCTGTGGCGTCCTACCAGGGCGGAGCCTTCGAGTACCTGCCCAAGCCCTTCGATGTCGATGAAGCCGTGTCCCTGGTCAAACGCGCTTTCCAGCACGCCCAGGAGCAGCAGGGGCTGGAAGTCCCAGTCGTACAAGCCCGCACGCCGGAGATCATCGGCGAAGCGCCGGCGATGCAGGAAGTGTTCCGCGCCATCGGCCGCCTCAGCCACTCGAACATCACCGTGCTGATCAATGGCGAGTCCGGCACCGGCAAGGAGCTGGTCGCGCATGCCCTGCACCGGCATAGTCCACGGGCGACGTCACCGTTCATCGCGCTGAACATGGCGGCGATTCCGAAAGACCTGATGGAATCCGAGCTGTTCGGTCACGAAAAAGGCGCCTTCACCGGCGCCGCCAACCAACGCCGCGGGCGTTTCGAGCAGGCTGACGGCGGCACCCTGTTCCTCGACGAAATTGGCGATATGCCGGCCGACACCCAGACTCGCCTGTTGCGGGTGCTGGCCGACGGCGAGTTCTACCGGGTCGGCGGTCACACGCCGGTCAAAGTCGACGTGCGCATCATTGCCGCCACCCACCAGAACCTGGAAAACCTGGTGCAGGCGGGCAAATTCCGCGAAGACCTGTTCCACCGCCTCAACGTCATCCGCATTCATATCCCGCGGATGTCCGACCGCCGTGAAGACATCCCCACGCTGGCTCGCCACTTCCTCAGTCGAGCCGCCAAGGAGCTGGCGGTCGAGCCGAAGCTGCTGAAGAGTGAGACCGAGGACTACCTGAAGAACCTTCCGTGGCCAGGCAACGTGCGCCAGTTGGAGAACACCTGCCGCTGGATCACCGTGATGGCTTCCGGTCGCGAAGTGCATATCGACGACCTGCCGCCGGAGCTGCTGACCCAACCGCAAGACAGTGCGCCAGCGACCAACTGGGAGCAGGCACTGCGCCAGTGGGCCGACCAGGCCCTGGCGCGCGGCCAATCGAGCCTGCTCGACAGCGCCGTGCCGACCTTCGAGCGAATCATGATCGAGACCGCACTCAAGCACACCGCCGGCCGCCGCCGCGATGCCGCCGTGCTGCTCGGCTGGGGGCGCAATACCCTGACGCGCAAGATCAAAGAACTCGGCATGAAGGTGGCCGGTGACGACGAAGAAGGCGACGACGCGTAG
- a CDS encoding rhodanese-like domain-containing protein, with protein sequence MLAHLIEFATTHYVLSGVFAVLLALLIFTELQKGGQSLSTRELTALVNSEQGLVLDVRSNKDFASGHIVGALNIPSEKVISRIAELEKHKTKTLIVVDALGQHAGSVSRELKKAGFNAAKLSGGISSWRGDNLPLVK encoded by the coding sequence ATGCTCGCTCACCTGATTGAATTTGCCACTACCCACTATGTGCTCAGCGGTGTGTTCGCGGTGCTGCTGGCCTTGCTGATCTTCACCGAGCTGCAAAAAGGCGGTCAAAGCCTGAGCACTCGCGAGCTGACGGCGCTGGTCAATAGCGAACAGGGCCTGGTGCTCGATGTGCGCTCGAACAAGGACTTTGCCAGCGGCCATATCGTTGGCGCGCTGAATATCCCTTCCGAGAAAGTCATCAGCCGTATCGCCGAGCTGGAAAAGCACAAGACCAAGACCTTGATCGTGGTCGATGCCCTGGGCCAGCATGCCGGTAGCGTCAGCCGTGAGCTGAAGAAAGCCGGTTTCAACGCAGCCAAGCTGTCTGGTGGGATTTCCAGCTGGCGCGGCGACAATCTGCCCTTGGTGAAGTGA
- a CDS encoding S41 family peptidase has protein sequence MPHLSRLTSLALAIALVIGAPLLHAAQAVETAAPAAATNGKAPLPLDELRTFAEVMDRIKAAYVEPVDDKTLLENAIKGMLSNLDPHSAYLGPEDFAELQESTSGEFGGLGIEVGLEDGFVKVVSPIDDTPASKAGIQPGDLIVKIDGEPTKGLSMMEAVDKMRGKAGEKILLTLVREGGQPFDVELTRAVIKVKSVKSLVLEPGYGYLRITQFQVNTGDEVGKALAKLRKDYGNKKLRGLVLDLRNNPGGVLQSAVEVTDHFLKKGLIVYTKGRIANSELRFSADPVDASEGVPLVVLINGGSASASEIVAGALQDHKRGILMGTDSFGKGSVQTVLPLSNERALKITTALYFTPNGRSIQAQGIVPDIEVTRAKITREQDGESFKEADLAGHLGNGNGGADKPSSKGKAQSKQPRPQDDDFQLSQALNLLKGLSVTRGD, from the coding sequence ATGCCGCATTTGTCCCGCCTTACCTCTCTGGCCCTGGCTATCGCGTTGGTGATCGGCGCACCGCTGCTGCATGCCGCACAAGCTGTCGAGACCGCCGCGCCAGCAGCTGCGACGAACGGCAAAGCGCCGCTGCCGCTCGATGAGCTGCGCACCTTCGCCGAGGTCATGGACCGAATCAAGGCGGCCTATGTCGAGCCGGTAGACGACAAGACCCTGCTGGAAAATGCCATCAAGGGCATGCTCAGCAACCTCGACCCGCACTCGGCCTACCTCGGCCCGGAAGATTTCGCCGAGCTACAGGAAAGCACCAGCGGCGAGTTCGGTGGCCTCGGCATCGAAGTCGGCCTGGAAGATGGCTTCGTCAAAGTGGTTTCACCGATCGACGACACGCCCGCCTCCAAGGCCGGCATCCAGCCCGGCGACCTGATCGTTAAGATCGATGGCGAGCCGACCAAGGGCCTGTCGATGATGGAAGCCGTGGACAAGATGCGCGGCAAAGCCGGCGAAAAGATCCTCCTGACCCTGGTGCGCGAAGGCGGCCAGCCGTTTGACGTAGAGCTGACTCGTGCGGTGATCAAGGTCAAGAGCGTGAAAAGCTTGGTGCTCGAGCCGGGCTATGGCTACCTGCGCATCACCCAATTCCAAGTCAACACCGGCGATGAAGTGGGCAAGGCCCTGGCCAAGCTGAGGAAAGACTATGGCAATAAGAAACTCCGCGGCCTGGTGCTCGACCTGCGCAACAACCCCGGCGGGGTGCTGCAGTCGGCGGTGGAAGTCACCGATCACTTCCTCAAAAAGGGCCTGATCGTCTACACCAAAGGCCGCATCGCCAACTCCGAACTGCGCTTCTCCGCCGACCCGGTCGATGCCAGCGAAGGTGTGCCGCTGGTGGTGCTGATCAACGGTGGCAGCGCTTCTGCCTCGGAAATTGTCGCCGGCGCCCTGCAAGATCATAAGCGCGGCATTCTGATGGGCACCGACAGCTTCGGCAAAGGTTCAGTGCAAACTGTGCTGCCGCTGAGCAACGAGCGCGCACTGAAGATCACCACCGCGCTGTACTTCACCCCGAACGGCCGCTCGATCCAGGCCCAGGGCATCGTTCCGGATATCGAAGTGACGCGCGCCAAGATCACCCGCGAGCAGGATGGCGAAAGCTTCAAGGAAGCCGATCTCGCCGGACATCTAGGCAATGGCAACGGTGGCGCGGACAAACCGAGCAGCAAGGGCAAAGCGCAGAGCAAACAGCCACGTCCGCAGGACGATGACTTCCAACTGAGCCAAGCACTCAACCTGCTGAAAGGCCTGAGCGTCACCCGCGGCGACTAA
- the gpmI gene encoding 2,3-bisphosphoglycerate-independent phosphoglycerate mutase, giving the protein MTATPKPLVLIILDGFGHSDSPEYNAIYAANTPVYDHLRATQPNGLISGSGMDVGLPDGQMGNSEVGHMNLGAGRVVYQDFTRVTKAIRDGEFFDNPAICRAVDQAVSAGKAVHILGLLSDGGVHSHQDHLVAMAELAAQRGAEKVYLHAFLDGRDTPPKSAQPSLELLDNTFARLGKGRTASIIGRYFAMDRDNRWDRVEAAYNLIVDGQAQFQADSAVAALEAAYARGESDEFVKATSIGAPVNVEDGDAVVFMNFRADRARELTRAFVEPDFNEFARARQPKLAGFIMLTQYAASIQAPSAFAATSLDNVLGEYLAKHGKTQLRIAETEKYAHVTFFFSGGREEPFEGEERILVPSPKVATYDLQPEMNAPIVTDRIVEAIEQQRYDVIIVNYANGDMVGHTGVFEAAVKAVECLDVCVGRIVAALDKVGGEALITADHGNVEQMEDECTGQVHTAHTCEPVPFIYVGKRKVSLRQGGVLADVAPTMLTLMGLPQPAEMTGTSILELQ; this is encoded by the coding sequence ATGACTGCCACGCCCAAACCCCTGGTTCTGATCATCCTGGACGGCTTCGGTCACAGTGACAGCCCCGAATACAACGCCATCTACGCCGCCAACACGCCGGTCTACGATCACCTGCGCGCCACTCAGCCGAATGGCCTGATCTCAGGCAGCGGCATGGACGTTGGCCTGCCGGACGGACAGATGGGCAACTCCGAGGTCGGCCACATGAACCTTGGCGCCGGCCGCGTGGTGTACCAGGACTTTACCCGGGTGACTAAGGCGATCCGCGATGGCGAGTTCTTCGACAACCCGGCGATCTGCCGCGCGGTGGATCAAGCCGTCAGCGCCGGCAAGGCTGTGCATATCCTCGGCCTGTTGTCTGACGGTGGCGTGCACAGCCATCAGGATCATCTAGTCGCCATGGCCGAGCTGGCTGCCCAGCGCGGTGCCGAGAAGGTTTATCTGCACGCCTTTCTCGACGGCCGCGACACCCCGCCGAAAAGCGCCCAACCGTCGCTGGAACTGCTCGACAACACCTTCGCCCGCCTTGGCAAAGGCCGCACCGCCTCGATCATCGGCCGTTACTTTGCGATGGACCGTGACAATCGCTGGGACCGCGTCGAAGCCGCTTACAACCTGATCGTCGATGGTCAGGCCCAGTTCCAGGCGGACAGCGCCGTTGCCGCCCTTGAAGCCGCCTATGCCCGTGGCGAGAGTGACGAATTCGTCAAAGCCACCAGCATCGGCGCCCCGGTTAACGTCGAAGACGGCGATGCCGTGGTCTTCATGAACTTCCGTGCCGATCGTGCCCGCGAGCTGACCCGCGCATTCGTCGAGCCGGACTTCAACGAGTTTGCCCGCGCTCGCCAGCCCAAGCTGGCCGGCTTCATCATGCTCACCCAGTACGCTGCCAGCATCCAAGCGCCCAGCGCCTTCGCGGCGACCAGCCTGGACAACGTGCTCGGCGAATACCTGGCGAAACACGGCAAGACCCAGCTGCGCATCGCCGAAACCGAGAAATACGCCCACGTCACCTTCTTCTTCTCCGGCGGCCGTGAAGAACCGTTCGAGGGTGAAGAGCGCATCCTCGTCCCCTCGCCGAAAGTCGCCACCTACGACCTGCAACCGGAGATGAATGCGCCGATAGTCACCGACCGCATCGTCGAAGCCATCGAGCAGCAGCGTTACGACGTGATCATCGTCAACTACGCCAACGGCGACATGGTTGGCCATACCGGCGTGTTCGAAGCGGCAGTCAAGGCCGTGGAATGCCTGGACGTCTGTGTCGGCCGCATCGTCGCCGCGCTGGACAAAGTTGGCGGCGAAGCGCTGATCACCGCCGACCACGGCAATGTCGAACAGATGGAGGACGAATGCACCGGCCAGGTGCACACCGCGCATACCTGTGAGCCGGTGCCGTTCATCTATGTCGGCAAGCGTAAGGTCAGCCTGCGCCAAGGCGGCGTGCTGGCCGACGTGGCACCGACCATGCTGACCTTGATGGGCCTGCCACAACCCGCGGAGATGACTGGCACCAGCATCCTCGAACTGCAATAA
- the grxC gene encoding glutaredoxin 3: MPSVVVYSSDWCPYCTRAKQLLAKKGVIFEEISVDGKPDVRAEMTRKARATSVPQIWIGSTHVGGCDDLYALERAGKLDALLKA; encoded by the coding sequence ATGCCGTCCGTCGTCGTCTATTCCAGCGACTGGTGTCCTTACTGCACCCGCGCCAAACAGTTGCTGGCGAAAAAGGGTGTGATCTTCGAGGAAATCAGCGTCGACGGTAAGCCCGATGTGCGCGCTGAAATGACCCGCAAGGCGCGCGCCACTTCGGTGCCGCAGATCTGGATCGGCAGCACCCATGTGGGCGGCTGTGATGACCTCTATGCCCTGGAACGCGCCGGTAAGCTGGATGCGTTGCTCAAGGCCTGA